A segment of the Bufo bufo chromosome 5, aBufBuf1.1, whole genome shotgun sequence genome:
cagtacagcagagtgagagaaggagagagcagagttatccagtcagcttgtcagtacagcagagtgagagaggagagagcagagttatccagtcagcttgtcagtacagcagagcgagagaaggagagagcagagttatccagtcagcttgtcagtacagcagagtgagagaaggagagagcagagttatccagtcagcttgtcagtacagcagagtgagagaaggagagagcagagttatccagtcagctgtcagtacagcagagtgagagaaggagagagcagagttatccagtcagcttgtcagtacagcagagtgagagaaggagagagcagagttatccagtcagctagtagtacagcagagtgagagaaggagagacagAGTTACCCAGTcagttgtcagtacagcagagtgagagaaggagagagcagagttatccagtcagctgtcagtacagcagagtaagagaaggagagagcagagttatccagtcaggttgtcagtacagcagagtgagagaaggagagagcagagttatccagtcagctgtcagtacagcagagtgagagaaggagagagcagagttatccagtcagcttgtcagtacagcagagtaagagaaggagagagcagagttatccagtcagcttgtcagtacagcagagcgagagaaggagagagcagagttatccagtcagcttgtcagtacagcagagcgagagaaggagagagcagagttatccagtcagcttgtcagtacagcagagcgagagaaggagagagcagagttatccagtcagcttgtcagtacagcagagtgagagaaggagagagcagagttatccagtcagcttgtcagtacagcagagcgagagaaggagagagcagagttatccagtcagcttgtcagtacagcagagcgagagaaggagagagcagagttatccagtcagcttgtcagtacagcagagtgagagaaggagagagcagagttatccagtcagcttgtcagtacagcagagtgagagaaggagagagcagagttatccattcagcttgtcagtacagcagagtgagagaaggagagagcagagttatccagtcagcttgtcagtacagcagattgagagaaggagagagcagagttatccagtcagctagtcagtacagcagagtgagagaaggagagagcagagttatccagtcaggttgtcagtacagcagagtgagagaaggagagagcagagttatccagtcagcttgtcagtacagcagagtgagagaaggagagagcagagttatccagtcagcttgtcagtacagcagagtgagagaaggagagagcagagttatccagtcagcttgtcagtacagcagagtgagagaaggagagagcagagttatccagtcagcttgtcagtacagcagagtgagagaaggagagagcagagttatccagtcagcttgtcagtacagcagagtgagagaaggagagagcagagttgagtttgcctgccagtttaatgctaaagcctgctggaaccaggacaaagcctgaaactgtttggagaaacgtttatttaagtaaagctgccattgagcttcatctcaaggtctggactcaagttattctttccaattcctcaattattccccatatttactgttttggagccaaagcctggggtccagctgtatctaggtaggagcactgtgacacataaaaagacattttggccacactacaccactcggcattcctacacctgggacgcgatatATAGTAGAGCCCCGGGGGGAGGTGCCCTTTGCACTTTTATTTTCTATTAACTAGATTTTCattaaagatttattattttgttttttaacgTCTTTACAGTCAGTGAATCAAAAATGAGTccagcagaggaggcaatatggaggatCACAACACACTAGGAAGGGCCTTGTACTCACTTTAGCTGCATGATAAAAGCCATgtactgaagtgagaggacccctttaagggtccgTCCAGGTGACTGTCCTGCTGCTCTACCATCAGTCGGTGCTCCTGCAGACTTACCTGTGTTCCCAATGTCTTCTTCCCACAGTTTGACTGCCAATCCTATGGCCACGGGGCTCATCTGgcatccatcttggattctgcagaAGCTAATATCATTGCCTCCCACATTTCAGCCTACCAGAAGAACCAGCCGGTCTGGTCAGGACTTCACGACCCCGACCAGGTGATTACAGGGCAGGGATGCAGGGGGTAATTACAGGGCAGGGGCATGGCAGGTAATTACAGGGCGGGGGTGTGGCAGGTGATTACAGGCCGGGGGCGCGGTGGGTGAGTACAGGGCGATGACACGGCAGGTCATTACAGGGCAGGGGTGTGTCAGGTGATTATAGGGAGGGAACGCGGCAGGTGATTACAGGGCAGGGACGTGGTGGGTGATTACAAGGTGGAGACGCGGCGGGTGAGTACAGGGCGGGGGCGTGGCGGGTGATTACAGGGTCGGGGCGTGGCGGGTGATTACAGGGCAGGGACGTGGCGGGTGATTACGGGGCGGGGTGCGGCAGGTAATTATAAGGTGGGGCCCCGGCGGGTGAGTACGGGGCGGGGCCCCAGCGGGTGAGTACAGGGCGGGGACACGGCGGGTGAGTACAGGGCAGGTGGTACGGCATTATACATTACTGACATTATGTTTCAGATCCGCCGCTGGAAGTGGACAGACGGCTCCATGTATAACTACCGCTCATGGCTCCCCAACCAACCGGATAACAATAAGGGACAAGAATACTGTGGAGAGCTCTCATGTGTGGAAAGTAAGTGAACCCCAAACTTCTAACCCTCTCCCCCTCAGAAAAATCTCACCTGTCCCCGTTTCTTTTCAATAAGTTAAGTAACTGACCCCAGAAATCACTAGAAGAATATCATGAGACCACAAAACACAGTATCtgacctcatatctatctatctatctatctatctatctatctatctatctatctatctatattatatctatatatctatctatctatctatctatctatctatcatctcttatctatctatctatctatctatctatctatctatctcacatcaatctatctcatatttatctgtcatctatctcatatcaatcaatcaatcaatcaatcaataaagctctattataaaattatacattagtattgccaaagcatATGGGAAATAGTGGGTTGAGAAATGGGGACACACCCGGGGTCGGTGTATAGGAATCCATggcatatcaggctcctctcagtctatagCAGgaagtaatatattgtgctgttgtggccgctgtgttctccttcccccagcagtatggagagttgttctcttcccccagcagtatggagagtttttcttctcttcccccagcagtatggagagttgttctccttcccccagcagtatggagagttgttctccttcccccagcagtatggagagttgttctccttcccccagcagtatggagagttgttctccttcccccagcagtatggagagttgttttccttcccccagcagtatggagagttgttctccttcccccagcagtatggagagttgttctccttcccccagcagtatggagagttgttctccttcccccagcagtatggagagttgttctccttcccccagcagtatggagagttgttctcttctcccagcagtatggagagttgttctcttctcccagcagtatggagagttgttctccttcccccagcagtatggagagttgctctcttcccccagcagtatgggacgttgttctccttcccccagccgtatggagagttgttctccttcccccagcagtatggagagttgttctctacccccagcagtatggagagttgttctctacccccagcagtatggagagtagttctccttcccccagcagtatggagagttgttctcttatcccagcagtatggagagttgttctcttcccccagcagtatggagagttgttctctacccccagcagtatggagagttgttctcttcccccagcagtatggagagttgttctcttatcccagcagtatggagagttgttcttctcttcccccagcagtatggagagttgttctctacccccagcagtatggagagtagttctccttcccccagcagtatggagagttgttctcttatcccagcagtatggagagttgttctcttcccccagcaatatggagagttgttctccttcccccagcagtatggagagttgttctcttcccccagcagtatggagagttgttctccttcccccagcagtatggagaattgttctccttcccccagcagtatggagagttgttctccttcccccagcagtatggagagttgttctccttcccccagcagtatggagaattgttctccttcccccagcagtatggagagttgttcttctcttcccccagaagtatggagagttgttctccttcccccagcagtatggagagttgttctccttcccccagcagtatggagagttgttctccttcccccagcagtatggagagttgttctcttcccccagcagtatggagagttgttctccttcccccagcagtatggagaattgttctccttcccccagcagtatggagagttgttctcttctcccagcagtatggagagttgttatccttcccccagcagtatggagagttgttctccttaccccagcagtatggagagttgttttccttcccccagcagtatggagagttgttctctacccccagcagtatggagagttgttctccttcccccagcagtatggagagttgttctcttatcccagcagtatggagagttgttctccttcccccagcagtatggagaattgttctccttcccccagcagtatggagagttgttctcttcccccagcagtatggagaattgttctccttcccccagcagtatggagagttgttcttctcttcccccagaagtatggagagttgttctccttcccccagcagtatggagagttgttctccttcccccagcagtatggagagatgttctcttcccccaacagtatggagagttgttctcttcccccaacagtatggagagttgttctcttcccccagcagtatggagtgtGATGATGTTTGGCTCCAGCTCCCCTTATATTACTCTTTTATTTTCTCTATTCACAACGAGACCTCAGGACACGTCTTATTGGTGGCTTTTGTGGGTGCATGTCCCCCCTCTGACTCCTTCCACCCAAGGCGTCTGTAAATAACTTGTATCAATAATGTGGAAGGCGGCATATAGCTTTAATTCAATATGTATTTCTTTAGGTACTGCGCGATGCGCTTCCTGTATGCCTCCACCACCTGCCAGTACGCAAGAGCCCGCAGTGTACAGTAACTTAGATGCCCACAGATTGGTAAATACCTGGTTCTGGGTGTTCGTCTGCTTGACTGTCTGTCCTGCGTCTTTCTTGATTTTCTTTTGTCACGTCCAGGTTGAAGGGAATACCGTAGCTCTTgctgtgacgtcacacagcgctccGTGCGAGCGTGAGTTAGCAGCCCTTTCAAAtcgagctgtgccaccggccggggcaagctcaaTATCCAGCCTGAATTAATAGGGTCCAGCCTCCTGTATTCCCTTCAACCTGGACGTGACAAAAGAAAATCAAGAAAGACGCAGGACAGACAGTCAAGCAGACGGACACCCAGAACCAGGTATTTACCAATCTGTGGCATCTGAGTCACTGTACACTGCGGGCTCTCGCGTACTGGCAGGTGGTGGAGGCACACAGGAAGCGCATCGCGCAGTACCTAAAGATTTATCACACACATTACTTTGACTAGCAGCGGTGGCGATAGCGCTGCGGTACCGCGGCGTCAGATAGCACCAGTGTAAGCGCCTGTGTAGTACAATTAAGAAGTGTTTCACTAGGTCAATATTTATTTCACCAGTGGTACAATCTCAGAGCGCATTTATGGATTATTGCGACGTTTCAGGCCCAGTTTGGTGCCCTTTATCAAGCTATAAATGCAAAGACAAAGAATATATCAATATAAATATTCAAAAATTCATTAATCATAGTGTAAGATATTTCATCCATAACAtaagaaaaaataagaaaaaattataataatgtgtCCGTGTGGGAGACACGGACCAAAGGGTAAGTATAATGAAACAAGGTGATTAGATGAGTACAAAATGAACAACAACATGATTGGAAAACATGACCGTCTATATTGGATAACATGATCACAGGCAATCATTTCAATCTCAGGGATGGTAGATCAAGCAAACTGATTGGAACAGGGGGCGGCAGCGGGTGATATCAGTTGGCCTGAGTGTTCAGAGGGCAATGACTCTGACTGAGCACTAGGTCAGCGGGATAGTGTCCTAGTAACTAGCAGGCTCCGGAAGGCCTTCTGAGGTGGATGTGTTATATATACGTCCGAGATGAAATGCAGGTAGTGCCCAGGAGTATAATAATATGTAGAGTCCAATTACACACAAACCATGCAATAGGGTTAGCCCAATATCCGACCCAGCAGGTGCGGTATTGAAATTCCAGTGAAATGATCAGAGCGTGGTAGGGGCATTAGCGACGCCTTACCTGAAATGATTGCCTGTGATCATGTTATCCAATATACACGGTCATGTTTTCCAATCATGCTGTAGTTCATTTTGTACTCATTTAATCACCTTGTTTCATTATACTTACCCTTAGGTCCGTGTCTCCCACACGGacacattattataattttttcttatgTTATGGATGAAATATCTTACACTATGATTAATGAATTTTTGAATATTTATATTGATATATTCTTTGTCTTTGCACTTATAGCTTGATAAAGGGCACCAAACTGGGCCCGAAACGTCGCAATAATCCATAAATGCGCTCTGAGATTGTACCACTGGTGAAATAAATATTCCATTGAAGCTATATACCGTCTTTGGTGTGCTGTCTCCACATTATTGATACAAACTCTTTTCTTTTCTGCTTTCCTCTCATTTTGGGTTATCTCGGCTCTGCCG
Coding sequences within it:
- the LOC121002669 gene encoding regenerating islet-derived protein 4-like — its product is MSPAEEFDCQSYGHGAHLASILDSAEANIIASHISAYQKNQPVWSGLHDPDQIRRWKWTDGSMYNYRSWLPNQPDNNKGQEYCGELSCVENFLKWNDASCTLVHPYVCKFKP